A single window of Plasmodium reichenowi strain SY57 chromosome 14, whole genome shotgun sequence DNA harbors:
- a CDS encoding selenoprotein, putative (Contains in-frame UGA selenocysteine codon) yields the protein MDTNENMKNVKDIMSFTTKNIIYIFIGISLLIFIYKILKKNKKDAEVKRNNEISIKMKLSREKQLQELDKEMIINKEKMKEQNIKKNEEKKKDSDQAKPKLDSKDNSSFNHLNDYSNYYRPSLKNRYNNRKSUR from the exons atggacacaaatgaaaatatgaaaaatgtaAAGGATATTATGTCCTTTACCAcaaagaatataatatatatctttatcggaatatcattattaatatttatatataagatattaaaaaagaataaaaaagatgCAGAAGTTAAAAGGAATAATGAAATAagtataaaaatgaaattatcACGAGAAAAACAATTACAAGAATTAGATAAAGAAATGATAATtaacaaagaaaaaatgaaagaacaaaatattaaaaaaaatgaagagaaaaaaaaagattcAGATCAAGCAAAACCAAAGTTGGATTCTAAAGACAATTCATCATTTAATCATTTAAATGATTACTCAAATTATTATAGGCCGTCATTAAAAAATAG gtACAATAATCGCAAATCCTGACGATAA